In one Musa acuminata AAA Group cultivar baxijiao chromosome BXJ2-5, Cavendish_Baxijiao_AAA, whole genome shotgun sequence genomic region, the following are encoded:
- the LOC103974249 gene encoding transmembrane emp24 domain-containing protein p24delta9 isoform X2, translated as MVRDLEERERVMGGRTRRGRRCGLLGSYMLTLALASFLAVAPPARALRFELQSGHTKCISEDIKIHAMAVGKYAVVNPSDSAPLPDSHKITVRVTSPYGNSIHYADQVDSGNFAFTSSEEGDYLACLWAPDHNPPATMAVEFEWQTGVTAKDWTNVAKKGQIDVMELELKKLEDTVKSIQDEMFYLRESGELAVMASEDIF; from the exons ATGGTTAGAGActtagaggagagggagagagtgaTGGGAGGGAGAACGAGGAGGGGAAGGAGATGTGGACTCCTCGGATCCTACATGCTAACCCTGGCCCTGGCGTCGTTccttgcggtggcaccgccagcccgcGCATTGCGGTTCGAGCTTCAGTCGGGCCACACGAAGTGCATCTCCGAGGACATAAAGATCCACGCCATGGCCGTCGGCAAGTACGCCGTCGTCAATCCCTCCGATTCCGCCCCTCTCCCTGATTCCCACAAGATCACCGTCAGG GTGACTTCTCCGTATGGCAATAGCATCCACTACGCGGATCAGGTGGACTCCGGTAACTTCGCCTTCACCTCGAGCGAGGAAGGCGACTACTTGGCGTGCTTGTGGGCGCCCGACCACAATCCGCCCGCCACCATGGCGGTGGAGTTCGAGTGGCAGACTGGCGTCACCGCCAAGGACTGGACCAACGTTGCCAAGAAGGGTCAGATCGAT GTCATGGAACTGGAGTTGAAGAAGTTGGAAGATACTGTTAAGTCCATCCAAGATGAAATGTTTTATCTCCGGGAAAG TGGCGAGCTTGCAGTTATGGCATCTGAAGACATTTTTTGA
- the LOC103974249 gene encoding transmembrane emp24 domain-containing protein p24delta9 isoform X1, which yields MVRDLEERERVMGGRTRRGRRCGLLGSYMLTLALASFLAVAPPARALRFELQSGHTKCISEDIKIHAMAVGKYAVVNPSDSAPLPDSHKITVRVTSPYGNSIHYADQVDSGNFAFTSSEEGDYLACLWAPDHNPPATMAVEFEWQTGVTAKDWTNVAKKGQIDVMELELKKLEDTVKSIQDEMFYLREREEQMLDMNRSTNSRMAWLSFLSLAVCLSVASLQLWHLKTFFERKKLL from the exons ATGGTTAGAGActtagaggagagggagagagtgaTGGGAGGGAGAACGAGGAGGGGAAGGAGATGTGGACTCCTCGGATCCTACATGCTAACCCTGGCCCTGGCGTCGTTccttgcggtggcaccgccagcccgcGCATTGCGGTTCGAGCTTCAGTCGGGCCACACGAAGTGCATCTCCGAGGACATAAAGATCCACGCCATGGCCGTCGGCAAGTACGCCGTCGTCAATCCCTCCGATTCCGCCCCTCTCCCTGATTCCCACAAGATCACCGTCAGG GTGACTTCTCCGTATGGCAATAGCATCCACTACGCGGATCAGGTGGACTCCGGTAACTTCGCCTTCACCTCGAGCGAGGAAGGCGACTACTTGGCGTGCTTGTGGGCGCCCGACCACAATCCGCCCGCCACCATGGCGGTGGAGTTCGAGTGGCAGACTGGCGTCACCGCCAAGGACTGGACCAACGTTGCCAAGAAGGGTCAGATCGAT GTCATGGAACTGGAGTTGAAGAAGTTGGAAGATACTGTTAAGTCCATCCAAGATGAAATGTTTTATCTCCGGGAAAG GGAGGAGCAAATGCTAGATATGAACAGATCTACCAACTCTAGGATGGCTTGGCTAAGTTTCCTCTCTCTTGCTGTCTGTCTTTCAGTGGCGAGCTTGCAGTTATGGCATCTGAAGACATTTTTTGAGAGGAAGAAGCTGCTGTAA
- the LOC103974252 gene encoding uncharacterized protein LOC103974252, with protein sequence MAAAAALFRRASSHLARLPRPLFPSDSLESPFAHGSSAGSPSLPGFSFDASMELMAVPKKNVSRHKKGLRNGPKALKPVPVIVRCKSCGRVKLPHFYCCSGDTGNSGLSSS encoded by the exons atggcggcggcggcagcgttgTTTCGGCGGGCGTCTTCCCATCTCGCTCGTCTCCCTCGCCCTCTCTTCCCCTCTGACTCCCTCGAGAGCCCCTTCGCTCACGGCTCCTCTGCGGGGTCCCCGTCGCTCCCTGGCTTCTCCTTTGACGCCTCCATGGAGCTCATGGCCGTTCCCAAAAAAAAC GTTTCTCGGCATAAGAAAGGACTGAGGAATGGACCCAAGGCTCTGAAACCTGTTCCAGTGATTGTTCGTTGCAA GAGTTGTGGTCGAGTTAAGTTGCCGCACTTCTACTGTTGCAGTGGAGACACGGGAAACAGTGGTCTTTCAAGCtcatga